The proteins below come from a single Chryseobacterium nepalense genomic window:
- a CDS encoding RsmE family RNA methyltransferase, which translates to MKLFYGEIEGNRVTINDEEQQHIVKVLRMKEGEEIHITDGKGNLASGRLMIEGKKAAISIDEIKTGLPDFHPQLHIAIAPTKNIDRIEFFTEKAVEMGISEITILQTEKTERKNLNIDKLRKQAIAASKQSLRFHFPVINDSIKLQDFLKTVSSENTFVAHCHENLHRIALNEIPKLDQMTFLIGPEGDFSEKEIKLLADHDVKAVSLGNQRLRTETAGIFVAAWNYNGLI; encoded by the coding sequence ATGAAACTATTTTACGGAGAAATTGAAGGAAATCGAGTAACAATCAACGATGAAGAACAGCAGCACATTGTAAAGGTGCTGCGGATGAAGGAAGGCGAAGAGATTCATATAACCGACGGGAAAGGGAATCTCGCTTCCGGAAGACTGATGATTGAAGGGAAGAAGGCAGCGATCTCGATTGATGAAATTAAAACCGGACTGCCGGATTTTCATCCTCAACTGCACATTGCCATTGCTCCCACGAAAAACATTGACCGTATTGAGTTTTTTACAGAGAAAGCCGTAGAAATGGGAATTTCTGAAATTACTATTTTACAAACTGAAAAAACGGAACGTAAAAACCTGAATATCGACAAACTGAGAAAACAGGCAATTGCCGCATCCAAGCAAAGCCTGAGATTTCATTTTCCGGTTATTAATGACAGCATTAAACTTCAGGATTTTTTAAAAACGGTCAGTTCCGAAAATACATTTGTAGCTCATTGTCACGAAAACCTTCACCGGATTGCCTTAAATGAGATCCCTAAACTTGACCAGATGACTTTCCTCATCGGCCCTGAAGGTGATTTTTCTGAAAAGGAGATCAAATTATTAGCTGATCATGATGTGAAAGCTGTTTCTTTAGGCAATCAGCGGCTAAGGACTGAAACAGCGGGAATTTTTGTGGCGGCGTGGAATTATAATGGCTTAATATAG
- a CDS encoding TrmH family RNA methyltransferase: MEDLAKTFEYLKQFLTEERLSKIEHFSLESSDFVLPVVEDIYQFRNAAAIVRSVEACGFHKVVALQEEYSFEPNLRVTKGADTWVEVEKLPRNMESFQKIRDRGYKIVAVSLENNAVMLPEYQITEPVALVFGTEMEGVSQEILDFADETLAIPMYGFTRSFNVSVAASICLYELKQKLIKSGMNYKLNEEKLLKMKIRWAVNSIRSGQEIFNKYLKDHQLPEIFK; this comes from the coding sequence ATGGAAGATTTAGCAAAAACTTTTGAATATTTAAAGCAGTTTTTAACGGAAGAAAGACTTTCCAAAATTGAGCATTTTTCCTTAGAAAGCTCGGATTTTGTTTTGCCGGTGGTGGAAGATATTTATCAGTTCCGCAATGCAGCTGCAATTGTACGTTCGGTAGAAGCCTGTGGTTTTCATAAAGTGGTGGCTTTGCAGGAAGAATATAGTTTTGAACCGAATCTTCGCGTCACCAAAGGGGCAGATACCTGGGTTGAGGTTGAGAAACTTCCCCGAAATATGGAATCTTTTCAGAAAATCAGGGATAGAGGCTATAAAATAGTCGCTGTTTCGCTGGAAAATAATGCGGTAATGCTGCCTGAATATCAGATTACAGAACCTGTTGCTTTGGTTTTCGGAACCGAAATGGAAGGTGTTTCACAGGAAATTCTTGATTTTGCAGATGAGACACTGGCTATCCCGATGTACGGTTTTACAAGAAGTTTTAATGTTTCGGTGGCAGCTTCTATCTGCCTGTATGAATTAAAGCAAAAGCTGATTAAATCGGGTATGAATTATAAACTAAATGAGGAAAAGCTGTTAAAAATGAAAATTCGATGGGCTGTCAATTCTATACGGAGCGGACAGGAGATTTTTAACAAATACTTGAAGGATCATCAGCTTCCTGAAATTTTTAAATAG
- a CDS encoding T9SS type A sorting domain-containing protein — protein sequence MNKIYSGALFLCSVLGISAQEVIWQKDIKSSTQDFLSQVTTTIDQQYLITGSSIQTGNNMSKAGGKSHLPTANNQQPNNGYDFHLVKLSQQGEEVWEKYFSGQNHDFLSTTVNTQDGGFVLAGTSFSGKGLDKKEESKGGSDMWLIRINEFGDELWQKTIGSISDEEARAVIQTTDLGFFVAGNVTLREPQGTIKSYGSKDVLIVRLDKNGKELSQLILGGKGLDEVEKMIPTKDGGALLGVYSRSNAGGSKKTENFGEGDYWIIKLNKDGKVEWEKNFGGNGDDHLRTLALTSTGYIIGGESRSERSGNKTVGIEEGTDLWLVALDMSGNEQWQKSYNFKNRDVLMGMSVIAGKQEDGSRKSKGVLLGGYTQAEGRIETDDETFWMLYLDQNGNEQWRKHVKGESRKREERLSDIKLNRDGSIILAGTSAEELGKENWKIVKLGDRQIDQLIEKQDIKIYPNPVSDYAYVEIGMEDGSWKLGDGKFEAEIVVYDMGGRQLQSLKTKNKVTKINTQNLIQGAYLVTVKTNDNKTASAKLIKK from the coding sequence ATGAATAAAATATACTCAGGAGCACTGTTCTTGTGCTCTGTTCTGGGCATTTCTGCCCAGGAAGTGATCTGGCAGAAAGACATTAAATCCTCTACCCAGGACTTTCTTTCCCAGGTTACCACTACTATTGATCAGCAGTATTTGATAACCGGCAGTTCTATCCAGACAGGAAATAACATGTCCAAAGCTGGAGGCAAAAGCCATTTGCCAACAGCCAACAACCAGCAGCCTAATAACGGTTACGATTTTCATTTGGTTAAACTCAGCCAGCAGGGCGAAGAAGTCTGGGAAAAATATTTCTCGGGGCAAAACCATGATTTCCTTTCGACTACGGTGAACACTCAGGACGGTGGATTCGTTTTAGCAGGAACTTCATTCAGCGGGAAAGGCTTAGACAAAAAAGAAGAATCCAAAGGCGGATCTGATATGTGGCTGATCAGAATCAATGAATTCGGGGATGAATTGTGGCAGAAAACGATTGGAAGTATTTCGGATGAAGAAGCCAGAGCGGTAATTCAAACAACGGATTTGGGATTCTTTGTGGCAGGAAATGTCACCCTTCGAGAACCTCAGGGTACAATAAAAAGTTACGGATCCAAAGATGTTTTGATTGTACGACTGGATAAAAACGGAAAAGAATTATCACAATTGATTTTAGGCGGAAAAGGATTGGATGAAGTAGAGAAAATGATTCCAACGAAAGACGGAGGCGCTTTACTCGGAGTGTATTCCAGAAGCAATGCCGGAGGATCTAAGAAGACAGAAAATTTCGGGGAGGGTGATTACTGGATCATCAAGCTCAATAAAGACGGCAAAGTAGAATGGGAAAAGAATTTCGGAGGAAATGGAGATGACCATTTGAGAACTTTAGCCTTAACATCTACAGGCTACATCATTGGCGGAGAGTCAAGGTCGGAAAGATCAGGAAATAAGACGGTCGGAATTGAAGAAGGAACAGACCTCTGGTTGGTTGCTCTTGATATGAGTGGAAATGAGCAGTGGCAGAAATCTTACAACTTCAAGAACCGGGATGTATTGATGGGAATGAGCGTAATAGCCGGGAAGCAGGAAGATGGAAGCAGGAAGTCTAAAGGTGTTTTATTGGGAGGTTATACCCAGGCTGAAGGAAGAATTGAAACTGATGATGAAACGTTCTGGATGCTGTATCTGGATCAAAATGGTAATGAACAATGGAGAAAGCATGTGAAGGGAGAATCCCGGAAAAGGGAAGAAAGACTTTCGGATATTAAGCTGAACAGAGACGGTTCGATTATACTGGCCGGAACCAGCGCTGAAGAGCTTGGAAAAGAAAACTGGAAGATCGTAAAGCTGGGTGACAGGCAGATTGATCAGTTGATCGAAAAACAGGATATTAAGATCTACCCAAATCCTGTATCAGATTACGCGTATGTGGAGATTGGAATGGAAGATGGAAGCTGGAAGCTGGGTGATGGAAAGTTCGAGGCAGAAATTGTTGTATATGATATGGGCGGAAGACAGCTTCAGAGCCTGAAAACAAAAAATAAAGTCACAAAGATCAACACGCAGAATCTGATTCAGGGGGCGTATCTGGTGACCGTGAAAACGAATGATAATAAAACAGCGAGTGCTAAACTGATTAAGAAATAG
- a CDS encoding DUF6443 domain-containing protein produces MKKILIFINVFIAASLFAQSLTNTENYLYSRTYLEPVASSQPSAKQIQSVQYLDGLGRTTQAVSIKNTPSGKDIVLPVLYDENGKVSKSYLPLPSNTLNGAKHSGITENSVNSYYGVTNAYSQIDYEKSPVAKVFKKSSPGEAWKINGPNTQNVTYSANTASEVKNYKAISSWDSASKINNVTLTEASDSFTTNGYYNANTLYKFVTKDEDNNITEIFVNSAGLQVLVRKINPATLSKLDTYYVYDQAYNLTFIIPPAASKAQSITELNGFLDSLCYQYRYDKYNRLAESHLPGRNYWEYIVYDKQGRVALTQDSNQHNHSWSFVKYDKFDRPVYTGIYASSVSRIQLQNSLDNASYTSSNESLSTTPFVSDGKNIYYTKTSFPSTGITILSVNYYDEYPTGSPAKPATILGSNTLGAAPVALMSNGYKSSRSTKSLPTASLVRNVENNEWTSTYVWYDQKGQAIGTHNINHLGGYTKTEMKLNFAGFPLEDYIYHKRLSSDNETIIKQRYTYDDRQRIKIHYHQVNNNPEEILSQREYDDMSRVTQKKVGGTSLSAPVETIDYSYNILGWETGINKQEFLTPTNKLFAYDIRYDNPVGIAPAKYNGNISEVSWKSSDNSIHKRYDYAYDAFGNLTSAIYSEPSAALPVNNHYNETLQYDANGNITRLTRNAPSFYGNNAETIDDLFYEYNGNKLTSVEDKSGNPTGYEGGKNKISYDSNGNMTAMPDKSIETISYNHLNLPNSIKSNENRKIVNYIYSADGTKLRKQFSVTGDTGQIVGASTDYIDGFYYSSSDKSEDIWNAFQEAGGQAYESEAFMEFLNEYSYNNVLKFIPTSEGFYDFENNKYIYQYKDQLGNVRVSFFKGSNGVVNVVDRNDYYPFGMNHIRPDDPSYFGFGRYTNYKYNGKELQETGMYDYGWRQYMPDLGRWYGMDQLSELYHDSSPYGYVGNNPIRFRDPNGKCNSDTNGNFANNNCAFPIEEVVLGKPKTTQTAPAVSTPYNSATFPGEAFSHISMGLGDAISAIRGGGGGGGGAGTPVDPWVQYRKDLAEYRLDQSRSTLYAAIGDPIDDVQFGFDLLGNIPVLGEVFDGANGLIYLGRGQNINAMASFSAMIPLIGTGAKYGIKGFGKITAKGGKELYKFTNTAAKHMDEAGRMIPIQTLDDIIKAPMSVVSDPRGTKALMHYSQMWKNDKLYNVEVLYDEGTNTIMHFKYTQKPLGSLPAIK; encoded by the coding sequence ATGAAGAAAATACTAATATTTATAAATGTTTTTATAGCAGCTTCACTTTTTGCACAGAGCTTAACGAATACGGAGAACTATCTTTACTCCCGGACCTATTTGGAGCCTGTTGCTTCAAGCCAGCCTTCTGCAAAGCAAATACAAAGTGTTCAATACTTAGACGGGCTGGGAAGAACTACTCAGGCTGTATCCATTAAAAATACTCCTTCAGGAAAGGATATAGTGTTACCTGTTTTATATGACGAGAACGGGAAAGTTTCAAAAAGCTATCTGCCATTACCGTCAAATACCTTGAATGGAGCAAAGCATTCAGGCATTACGGAAAATAGTGTGAACAGCTATTATGGGGTTACAAATGCATATTCACAAATTGATTATGAAAAATCCCCAGTAGCAAAAGTTTTTAAAAAGTCTTCCCCTGGTGAAGCCTGGAAGATCAACGGACCCAATACGCAAAATGTTACTTATTCAGCAAACACGGCATCTGAAGTTAAAAATTACAAAGCTATCTCAAGCTGGGATTCTGCATCAAAAATTAACAATGTTACATTGACTGAAGCTTCAGACAGCTTTACCACAAACGGATATTATAATGCCAATACACTTTATAAATTTGTTACCAAAGATGAAGACAACAATATAACAGAGATTTTTGTTAATAGCGCAGGTTTACAGGTGCTTGTCCGTAAAATAAACCCGGCAACCCTAAGTAAATTAGATACCTATTATGTCTACGACCAAGCGTATAATCTTACTTTTATTATCCCTCCCGCTGCATCAAAGGCGCAAAGCATTACAGAGCTTAACGGATTTTTAGACAGCTTGTGCTATCAGTATCGTTATGACAAATATAACAGATTGGCAGAAAGCCATCTTCCGGGTAGGAATTATTGGGAATATATTGTCTACGATAAACAGGGGAGAGTGGCTTTAACTCAAGATTCTAATCAGCATAATCATTCATGGTCTTTTGTGAAATATGATAAATTTGACAGACCGGTTTATACGGGAATTTATGCAAGCAGCGTTTCGAGAATACAACTTCAAAATAGCCTGGATAATGCCTCCTATACGTCTTCGAACGAGAGTCTCTCTACAACTCCTTTCGTATCGGACGGAAAAAATATCTACTATACGAAGACATCTTTCCCATCTACGGGAATAACCATACTTTCCGTTAATTATTATGATGAATATCCTACAGGAAGTCCGGCAAAGCCTGCAACAATATTAGGCTCAAATACATTAGGAGCTGCTCCTGTAGCTTTAATGAGCAATGGTTACAAATCCAGCAGGAGCACCAAAAGTTTGCCTACCGCAAGTTTGGTAAGAAATGTCGAAAATAATGAATGGACAAGTACCTATGTTTGGTATGATCAAAAAGGCCAGGCTATTGGCACTCATAATATAAATCATTTGGGAGGGTATACCAAAACAGAGATGAAATTGAACTTCGCCGGATTTCCTCTTGAAGATTATATATATCATAAAAGATTAAGCTCGGATAATGAAACGATCATTAAACAAAGATATACCTATGATGACCGGCAACGTATAAAGATACATTATCACCAAGTTAATAACAATCCTGAAGAAATTCTTTCACAGCGTGAATATGATGATATGTCCCGCGTGACACAAAAAAAGGTAGGTGGAACTTCACTTTCTGCTCCTGTAGAAACAATTGATTACAGTTATAATATACTGGGCTGGGAGACAGGAATTAATAAACAGGAATTTTTAACTCCTACAAATAAACTTTTTGCCTACGATATACGCTATGATAATCCTGTAGGAATAGCACCTGCAAAATATAACGGTAATATTTCTGAAGTCAGTTGGAAATCCTCCGATAATAGCATTCATAAGAGATATGATTATGCTTATGATGCTTTTGGAAATTTAACATCGGCAATATATTCAGAACCTTCTGCTGCGTTGCCGGTTAATAATCATTACAACGAAACGCTACAGTATGACGCCAATGGAAATATTACACGTCTTACAAGAAATGCGCCGTCCTTTTATGGAAATAACGCAGAGACAATCGATGACTTATTTTATGAATACAATGGCAACAAGCTTACTTCAGTAGAAGACAAAAGTGGTAATCCAACGGGCTACGAAGGTGGTAAAAATAAAATTTCTTACGACAGTAACGGCAATATGACCGCCATGCCGGATAAATCTATTGAGACCATATCTTACAATCACCTTAATCTTCCTAATTCAATAAAATCCAACGAAAACAGGAAAATTGTCAATTACATTTACAGCGCAGATGGAACCAAACTGCGTAAGCAATTTTCTGTCACAGGAGATACAGGTCAGATCGTTGGCGCATCAACAGATTATATTGATGGTTTTTATTATTCGTCATCCGATAAGAGTGAAGATATCTGGAATGCTTTTCAGGAGGCAGGAGGCCAGGCTTATGAATCTGAAGCCTTTATGGAATTTCTGAATGAATATAGCTATAATAACGTTTTGAAGTTTATACCGACTTCCGAAGGCTTTTACGATTTCGAAAATAATAAGTATATTTATCAGTATAAAGATCAGTTGGGTAATGTTCGGGTTAGTTTCTTTAAAGGCTCAAATGGTGTTGTCAATGTGGTAGATCGAAATGATTATTATCCTTTCGGAATGAATCACATAAGACCGGACGATCCGTCATATTTCGGATTTGGAAGATACACCAATTACAAGTACAATGGAAAGGAGCTGCAGGAAACCGGAATGTATGATTACGGCTGGAGGCAATATATGCCGGATCTGGGGAGATGGTATGGGATGGATCAGCTTTCTGAACTGTATCATGACAGCAGCCCGTATGGTTATGTAGGAAATAATCCGATAAGATTTAGAGATCCAAATGGAAAATGCAACTCAGATACAAATGGTAATTTCGCAAATAATAACTGTGCTTTTCCGATAGAAGAGGTTGTTCTTGGGAAGCCAAAAACTACTCAGACAGCGCCAGCTGTTTCCACGCCTTACAATAGCGCTACTTTCCCAGGTGAAGCCTTTTCGCATATCAGTATGGGATTAGGTGATGCTATCAGTGCAATCAGAGGCGGCGGTGGCGGCGGTGGCGGCGCAGGCACTCCTGTTGATCCTTGGGTGCAGTATAGAAAGGATTTGGCAGAATATAGACTGGATCAGTCAAGAAGTACGTTGTATGCAGCTATAGGAGACCCAATAGACGATGTTCAATTTGGTTTCGATCTTTTAGGGAATATTCCTGTTTTAGGGGAAGTGTTTGATGGTGCCAATGGCTTAATTTATCTAGGAAGAGGCCAAAACATTAATGCCATGGCTAGTTTTTCCGCGATGATTCCTCTGATAGGAACTGGTGCAAAATATGGGATCAAAGGTTTTGGAAAGATTACCGCTAAGGGTGGAAAAGAATTATATAAGTTCACAAATACAGCCGCTAAGCATATGGATGAAGCGGGTCGTATGATACCTATTCAGACTTTAGATGATATAATAAAAGCTCCGATGTCTGTAGTTAGCGACCCTCGGGGTACAAAAGCGCTAATGCATTATTCGCAAATGTGGAAGAATGACAAGCTATATAATGTAGAGGTTTTATACGATGAGGGAACTAATACAATAATGCACTTTAAATATACCCAAAAACCTTTGGGTTCTTTACCTGCAATAAAGTGA
- the tsaD gene encoding tRNA (adenosine(37)-N6)-threonylcarbamoyltransferase complex transferase subunit TsaD encodes MSDSIILGIESSCDDTSAAIIKGNSILSNIAANQAIHKEYGGVVPELASRAHQQNIIPVVEKSLTKANIQQNAISAIGFTRGPGLLGSLLVGTSFAKSLAMSLDVPLIEVNHLQAHILAHFIEDANPMPPTFPFLCLTVSGGHTMIVLVKDYFDMEIIGKTTDDAAGEAFDKIGKIFDLDYPAGPIIDKLAKEGNSEAFKFNKPKLEQYDYSFSGIKTSVLYFIQKEVRKDPDFIKNNINDLCASVQKSIIEILMNKLEKAAKELNINEVAIAGGVSANSALRKAMQDNQEKLGWNIYIPKFEYTTDNAAMIAMVAQLKFERGEFADLRTSATAKYDL; translated from the coding sequence ATGAGCGACTCTATAATTTTAGGTATTGAATCGTCTTGCGACGATACATCAGCAGCTATCATCAAGGGAAATTCTATTCTGTCGAACATTGCTGCAAATCAGGCAATCCATAAAGAATATGGCGGTGTTGTTCCTGAGCTTGCATCACGTGCTCACCAGCAAAATATCATTCCGGTTGTTGAAAAATCTCTAACTAAAGCAAATATACAACAAAATGCAATTTCCGCGATAGGATTTACCCGGGGTCCCGGCCTTTTAGGATCTCTTCTTGTGGGAACTTCCTTTGCTAAGTCTTTGGCAATGAGCTTAGACGTTCCGCTGATCGAAGTAAACCATCTTCAGGCACATATTTTAGCGCATTTCATTGAGGATGCAAATCCTATGCCGCCTACATTCCCTTTTTTATGCCTTACCGTAAGTGGCGGACATACCATGATCGTCCTGGTAAAGGACTATTTTGATATGGAAATTATCGGGAAAACAACTGATGACGCAGCAGGTGAAGCTTTCGATAAAATCGGAAAAATTTTCGACCTGGATTATCCTGCCGGACCCATCATTGACAAGCTTGCCAAAGAAGGTAATTCTGAAGCATTTAAATTTAACAAACCTAAACTGGAACAGTATGATTATTCTTTCAGCGGAATAAAGACTTCCGTACTGTATTTTATTCAGAAAGAAGTGAGAAAAGATCCGGATTTTATTAAAAATAATATCAATGACCTTTGTGCTTCGGTGCAGAAATCCATCATAGAAATCCTGATGAACAAGCTTGAAAAGGCCGCGAAAGAATTAAATATTAACGAAGTTGCCATTGCCGGCGGTGTTTCCGCGAATTCAGCTTTGAGAAAAGCCATGCAGGATAATCAGGAAAAACTGGGCTGGAATATTTATATCCCGAAATTCGAGTATACCACCGACAATGCAGCGATGATTGCGATGGTAGCACAGCTGAAATTTGAAAGAGGAGAATTTGCGGATTTAAGAACCAGTGCAACAGCAAAATACGATCTATGA
- a CDS encoding asparaginase, producing MKRKVLLIYTGGTIGMEKDYETGSLRAFDFGNIFEKMPEMTLMECEVFVHPFSKPLDSSDMGPDEWKIIAHYIHKNYHNYDGFLILHGTDTMSYTASALSFMLKGLKKPVILTGSQLPIGDLRTDAKENLLTSLYYASLYENDEAVIQEVAIYFEYKLLRGNRTLKYSAEYFDAYASPNYPILGQSGVHLNIIKENLHRCESGTEFHVDDHISEDIIFWRIFPGMNLNHFKEIPKMKVLILQVFGSGTIFSSDKTVETLQQIRNNGTEIVVVSQCISGGISFGKYENSNIFSRIGAISGRDITAESAITKAMHLIDNPNYNGSFGDNFSKSLCGEISQQLQ from the coding sequence ATGAAACGAAAAGTCCTTTTGATCTATACCGGCGGAACCATCGGTATGGAGAAAGATTATGAAACCGGAAGCCTCCGTGCATTTGATTTTGGAAATATTTTTGAAAAAATGCCGGAAATGACGCTGATGGAATGTGAAGTTTTCGTTCATCCTTTTTCAAAACCCCTTGATTCATCCGATATGGGGCCGGACGAGTGGAAAATCATCGCTCATTATATCCATAAGAATTATCATAATTATGACGGCTTTCTAATTCTTCACGGAACAGATACGATGTCTTATACCGCTTCAGCGCTGAGTTTTATGCTGAAAGGCCTCAAAAAGCCGGTAATTCTTACAGGCTCCCAGCTCCCTATCGGAGATTTGCGGACAGATGCCAAGGAAAATCTTTTAACCAGCCTTTATTACGCTAGCTTATATGAGAATGATGAAGCGGTAATCCAGGAAGTAGCGATTTATTTTGAATACAAATTGCTGAGAGGAAACCGTACCCTGAAATATTCTGCAGAATACTTTGATGCATATGCCAGTCCAAATTATCCAATTTTAGGGCAATCGGGAGTGCATCTCAATATTATTAAAGAAAATCTTCACCGATGTGAGTCTGGAACTGAGTTCCATGTGGATGATCATATTTCGGAAGATATTATTTTCTGGAGGATCTTTCCGGGCATGAACCTTAATCATTTTAAAGAAATCCCGAAAATGAAAGTTCTTATTCTTCAGGTTTTTGGTTCGGGAACCATTTTCAGCAGTGATAAAACAGTGGAAACCTTACAGCAGATCCGGAATAACGGAACTGAAATTGTTGTAGTAAGCCAGTGTATTTCAGGAGGAATATCATTCGGAAAGTACGAGAACAGCAATATTTTTTCCAGAATCGGAGCCATCAGCGGAAGGGATATAACAGCAGAAAGTGCTATTACAAAAGCAATGCACCTTATAGATAATCCGAATTACAATGGAAGCTTCGGAGACAATTTTTCAAAAAGCCTTTGTGGAGAAATTTCGCAGCAATTGCAATAA